A section of the Nitrospirota bacterium genome encodes:
- the ispE gene encoding 4-(cytidine 5'-diphospho)-2-C-methyl-D-erythritol kinase codes for MITLKAPAKINWFLNVLGLRDDGFHEIQSLIQKITLYDTLTFEPTQDLVLTTSHDIAAVPPEQNIVYKTALLMKEKCGVTNGAHIHLEKLIPMAAGLGGGSSDAAAALTGLNKFWGLNLSQAKLHDFAEQLGSDVPVFLYSSPAFVEGRGEKITPVKTSEQFDILLVKPDVSVSTAWAYTMLSVMRNASWDKKITKNSESGISLVTRHSSRSLRGLTNTTEKVDNIKFFIRTLEGAKSSIAGHRDILSSIKDSFSNDFEAAVTGHFPVIADIKNRLLQAGAMVSLMSGSGSAVFGVFASEEDASKAAAVLTDFWTAVVKTVNS; via the coding sequence ATGATTACCTTAAAAGCGCCTGCAAAGATAAACTGGTTTTTAAATGTCCTCGGACTGCGTGATGACGGCTTTCATGAAATTCAGAGCCTCATCCAGAAGATAACGCTTTATGACACTCTGACCTTTGAACCTACTCAGGATTTAGTTCTGACAACATCACATGACATCGCGGCAGTCCCTCCTGAGCAAAACATTGTGTATAAAACCGCACTGCTGATGAAAGAAAAGTGCGGTGTGACAAACGGGGCGCATATTCATCTGGAAAAACTTATCCCCATGGCTGCCGGTCTTGGAGGAGGAAGCAGCGATGCGGCGGCAGCGCTCACCGGGCTTAACAAATTCTGGGGGCTTAACCTCTCACAGGCAAAGCTTCATGACTTTGCAGAGCAGTTAGGCTCAGACGTTCCGGTTTTTCTTTACAGTTCACCCGCATTTGTTGAAGGCAGGGGTGAAAAAATAACCCCGGTTAAAACATCTGAGCAGTTTGATATACTGCTTGTAAAGCCGGATGTGTCTGTCTCAACGGCATGGGCGTATACTATGTTATCCGTGATGCGTAATGCGTCATGGGATAAAAAAATCACTAAAAATTCCGAATCCGGTATATCACTCGTCACTCGTCACTCGTCACGGTCTTTAAGAGGGTTGACAAATACTACTGAAAAAGTTGATAATATTAAGTTTTTTATCAGGACATTAGAGGGAGCAAAGTCATCTATTGCCGGACACCGGGACATCCTGAGTTCCATAAAAGACAGCTTTTCAAATGACTTTGAGGCTGCTGTTACAGGGCATTTCCCTGTGATTGCGGATATAAAAAACAGGCTCCTGCAGGCAGGGGCTATGGTTTCTTTGATGAGCGGCAGCGGCTCTGCAGTATTTGGGGTTTTTGCCTCTGAAGAAGACGCCTCTAAAGCCGCCGCTGTTTTAACGGATTTCTGGACAGCAGTGGTTAAAACAGTGAACAGTTAA
- a CDS encoding tetratricopeptide repeat protein yields MKFFVGKFILILLILLFSACSTLKRTEAPEPSKEAYYYYILGIESEINHDWEEALKQYMHALKEDPDSVYLKTHIGRLFLRKGDIDNAVLMTKTAVEQNPDYAPALFLLGELYHSQKDFENAKAMYEKVIRLSPDNFEAYIYLGTLYATNKKFDEAINIFKKVIAMDRDNVMARFYLGNVYVETKRYDDAVTVLEECIALGNAPDSVYLLLGSIYKSKGNTDKSIENFQRAVEINPHNIEVKEKLVEIYLKQKSPDKALEQLAGILKQQPDNLQVHLIMAGVYIDNEQYEKAIEELRIVINADPQNVTARYLLGRSLSDINKFDEAVEQFKILSGIKPQDVTFLMHLAILFRKVNKTDDEIRTYENILTIETSKPEVYLYLGASYAQKGDYAKAEEILKKGFAIAPEDEDLNFQLAMVYEKIGRYDEMYLQLKKTLKINPNHVDALNYLGYTYAEKGINLDEALELIKKAVELKPESGYILDSLGWVYFKKGLYEDALRELKKALEFTGDDPVIFEHLGDIYLKMGNKKDALDSWEKSLKLQELPAHYDKDKGLTERVTEKIKKLK; encoded by the coding sequence GTGAAATTTTTTGTTGGAAAATTTATTTTAATCCTTTTAATTCTCCTTTTCAGCGCCTGCTCAACCCTGAAAAGAACTGAGGCGCCTGAGCCTTCAAAAGAGGCTTATTATTATTACATCCTCGGGATTGAATCTGAAATCAACCATGACTGGGAAGAGGCATTAAAACAATACATGCATGCATTAAAAGAAGACCCCGATTCAGTCTACCTTAAAACTCATATCGGACGCCTGTTTTTGAGGAAAGGCGACATAGACAATGCAGTTTTAATGACTAAAACTGCAGTTGAACAAAACCCCGACTATGCTCCCGCCCTGTTTCTGCTTGGAGAGCTTTACCACAGTCAAAAGGATTTTGAGAATGCAAAAGCCATGTATGAAAAAGTTATACGCCTGTCTCCTGATAACTTTGAAGCCTACATATATCTCGGCACTCTTTATGCAACAAATAAAAAATTTGATGAAGCAATCAATATCTTTAAAAAGGTAATTGCCATGGACAGAGATAATGTGATGGCGCGCTTTTACCTCGGAAATGTTTATGTAGAAACGAAAAGATATGACGATGCAGTCACCGTGCTTGAAGAATGTATTGCATTGGGGAATGCGCCTGATTCAGTTTATCTTCTGCTCGGCTCCATATACAAAAGCAAAGGGAATACAGATAAGTCCATTGAGAATTTCCAAAGAGCCGTGGAAATAAATCCGCACAACATAGAAGTCAAGGAAAAACTTGTTGAAATTTATCTTAAACAGAAATCACCGGATAAGGCGCTGGAGCAGCTTGCCGGAATCCTCAAACAGCAGCCTGACAACCTGCAGGTTCATCTGATAATGGCCGGGGTCTATATTGATAATGAGCAGTACGAAAAGGCAATTGAAGAACTCCGCATTGTCATCAACGCCGACCCACAAAATGTAACGGCACGATACCTTTTGGGCCGCAGTCTGAGCGACATAAACAAATTTGATGAGGCAGTAGAACAGTTCAAAATTCTCTCCGGCATCAAACCGCAGGATGTCACATTTCTTATGCATCTTGCTATTTTGTTCCGGAAGGTCAACAAAACTGACGACGAGATAAGGACATATGAAAATATCCTGACCATTGAAACTTCAAAACCTGAGGTATATCTTTATCTCGGCGCCTCATATGCACAGAAAGGAGATTATGCAAAGGCTGAGGAAATACTTAAAAAGGGTTTTGCCATTGCGCCAGAGGACGAAGATTTGAATTTTCAGCTTGCGATGGTATATGAAAAAATTGGCAGGTACGACGAAATGTATTTACAGCTTAAAAAAACCCTGAAGATTAACCCAAACCATGTAGATGCCCTGAATTATCTGGGATATACTTATGCCGAAAAGGGGATTAACCTTGATGAAGCGCTTGAGCTTATTAAAAAAGCTGTGGAGCTGAAGCCTGAAAGCGGCTATATCCTTGACAGCCTCGGCTGGGTGTATTTCAAAAAAGGGCTTTATGAAGACGCACTGAGAGAACTCAAGAAGGCTCTTGAATTTACAGGCGACGATCCTGTTATTTTTGAACACCTTGGTGATATTTACTTAAAAATGGGCAATAAAAAAGACGCGCTGGACTCATGGGAAAAATCACTCAAACTTCAGGAATTGCCTGCCCATTACGATAAGGACAAAGGACTTACGGAACGGGTTACTGAGAAGATTAAAAAATTAAAGTAG
- the rfaE1 gene encoding D-glycero-beta-D-manno-heptose-7-phosphate kinase, with translation MIDLIKQFHKTGILVIGDLMVDRYVMGRVNRISPEAPVPVVEVIDENLLLGGASNVANNIASLGGRVFVSGIVGRDEMGRVLIHKFREKEMDTEGIVVEGDRPTIVKTRIIAHNQQVVRFDKEVKSDISQSSTSLILDHVRKCLPEIKAIILSDYCKGVITRNMIEELLKITGSKVFVAVDPKVGHFDYYKGVSFITPNVNEASAGSGIEIKDEASLIKAGDTLLKNLQCKAVLITRGDEGMSFFEPDGKVTHIPTFARQVYDVTGAGDTVIAVFTLCHAAGADMKDAAIYANHAAGVVVGELGTAVVTPDDIIRSIKLNKKEQKT, from the coding sequence ATGATAGACCTGATTAAACAATTTCACAAGACAGGCATACTCGTTATAGGCGACCTTATGGTGGACCGGTATGTAATGGGCAGGGTAAACAGGATATCTCCTGAAGCGCCTGTGCCGGTGGTTGAGGTGATTGATGAAAACCTGCTCCTCGGAGGCGCGTCAAATGTGGCTAATAACATTGCGTCGCTGGGCGGCAGGGTCTTTGTTTCAGGCATTGTCGGCCGGGATGAGATGGGAAGGGTTTTGATACACAAGTTCAGGGAAAAAGAGATGGACACAGAGGGCATTGTCGTTGAGGGAGACAGGCCCACCATAGTTAAAACCAGAATTATCGCGCATAACCAGCAGGTAGTCCGCTTTGACAAAGAAGTTAAATCCGATATCAGTCAGTCCTCTACATCCCTGATTCTTGATCATGTCAGAAAATGCCTGCCCGAGATAAAAGCCATAATTTTATCCGACTACTGCAAGGGCGTAATAACCAGGAATATGATAGAAGAACTGCTTAAAATTACCGGCTCAAAGGTTTTTGTTGCAGTTGATCCGAAGGTCGGGCATTTTGATTATTACAAAGGAGTGAGTTTTATAACGCCGAATGTTAATGAGGCGTCGGCAGGCTCAGGGATTGAAATCAAAGATGAGGCTTCTTTAATCAAGGCGGGAGATACACTGCTTAAGAACCTTCAATGCAAGGCAGTGCTGATCACACGCGGGGATGAGGGGATGAGCTTTTTTGAGCCGGACGGCAAGGTTACTCATATTCCGACTTTTGCAAGACAGGTTTATGATGTGACCGGCGCCGGCGACACCGTTATTGCAGTATTTACATTATGTCATGCCGCAGGTGCGGATATGAAGGATGCCGCAATTTATGCCAATCATGCAGCAGGGGTTGTCGTAGGAGAACTCGGCACGGCAGTAGTCACGCCGGATGATATTATCAGGAGCATAAAGCTTAACAAAAAAGAACAAAAAACTTAA